A region from the Panicum hallii strain FIL2 chromosome 1, PHallii_v3.1, whole genome shotgun sequence genome encodes:
- the LOC112897885 gene encoding galactan beta-1,4-galactosyltransferase GALS1-like, with the protein MKYNARKDAGGGGGGGGGAPFAIPCVDVKSFVASLAFLTLFVAFWQLQPYGSLLTAARTSASPPCALLATTAAAATDLTSPSATAAAAADMKQPAADSGTTTAAAATNAAPVRLARPARPEDPNKRVLRPYGSAAALFVQMGAYRGGPRTFAVVGLASKPTHVFGTPYFKCEWLPNPTAGDPSPRPVRTKAYKMLPDWGYGRVYTVVVVNCTFPSNPNAGNAGGKLLVHAYYSTASRRYERFVALEEAPGSYDESLFSPPFQYDYLYCGSSLYGNLSASRMREWVAYHAHFFGPRSHFVLHDAGGVSAEVKAVLDPWVRAGRVTVQDIRAQAEYDGYYYNQFLVVNDCLHRYRHAANWTFFFDVDEYLYLPNGQKLDEVLGKLSGYSQFTIEQNPMSSKLCVEDPSRDYSREWGFEKLVFRNSITKVRRDRKYAIQARNAYSAGVHMSQNVRGRTTHKTESLIRYYHYHNSINVMGEPCREFVPMPVNGSTIMFEKIPFVYDDRMKRVAGEIKRFEKETIGSVQT; encoded by the exons ATGAAGTACAACGCGAGGAAagacgcgggcggcggcggcggcggcggcggcggcgcgccgttCGCCATCCCGTGCGTCGACGTCAAGTCGTTCGTGGCCTCGCTCGCCTTCCTCACGCTGTTCGTCGCGTTCTGGCAGCTCCAGCCCTACGGCTCATTGCTCACCGCGGCTCGcacctccgcctcgccgccctgCGCCCTCCTCGCCACAACCGCCGCTGCTGCCACCGACCTCACCTCTCCtagcgccacggccgccgcagccgctgACATGAAACAGCCGGCAGCGGATTCAGGTACCACCacagccgccgccgctactAATGCCGCCCCCGTGCGTCTGGCGAGGCCGGCGCGGCCGGAGGACCCGAACAAGCGGGTGCTCCGGCCGTACGGCAGCGCGGCGGCGCTGTTCGTGCAGATGGGCGCGTACCGGGGCGGGCCGCGGACGTTCGCCGTCGTGGGGCTGGCGTCCAAGCCCACCCACGTGTTCGGCACCCCCTACTTCAAGTGCGAGTGGCTGCCCAaccccaccgccggcgacccctcgCCGCGCCCCGTCCGAACCAAGGCGTACAAGATGCTCCCGGACTGGGGCTACGGCCGCGTCTacaccgtcgtcgtcgtcaacTGCACGTTCCCATCCAACCCCAACGCCGGGAACGCCGGCGGCAAGCTGCTCGTCCACGCCTACTACTCCACCGCCTCCCGCCGGTACGAGCGCTTCGTCGCGCTCGAGGAGGCGCCGGGCTCCTACGACGAGTCCCTCTTCAGCCCGCCGTTCCAGTACGACTACCTCTACTGCGGCTCGTCGCTGTACGGCAACCTCAGCGCCAGCCGGATGCGCGAGTGGGTGGCATACCACGCTCACTTCTTCGGGCCCAGGTCGCACTTCGTGCTCCACGACGCCGGCGGCGTCAGCGCGGAGGTGAAGGCGGTGCTAGATCCATGGGTCAGGGCCGGCCGGGTCACCGTGCAGGACATCCGTGCGCAGGCCGAGTACGACGGATACTACTACAACCAGTTCCTGGTGGTGAACGATTGCCTGCACCGGTACCGGCACGCCGCCAATTGGACCTTCTTCTTCGACGTCGATGAGTACCTTTACCTGCCCAATGGGCAGAAGCTCGACGAGGTGCTCGGCAAGCTCTCGGGGTACTCTCAGTTCACCATCGAGCAGAATCCAATGTCCAGCAAGCTCTGCGTGGAGGATCCAAGCAGAGATTACTCAAG AGAATGGGGATTTGAGAAGCTCGTCTTCCGCAACTCCATCACCAAAGTTCGTCGGGATCGCAAGTACGCCATCCAAGCTCGAAACGCGTACTCAGCCGGGGTGCACATGTCGCAGAACGTCCGCGGGAGGACAACCCACAAGACGGAGAGCCTGATCAGATACTACCACTACCACAACTCCATCAACGTCATGGGAGAGCCCTGCCGCGAGTTCGTCCCGATGCCGGTGAATGGCAGCACGATCATGTTCGAGAAGATCCCCTTCGTGTACGACGATAGGATGAAGCGAGTGGCGGGCGAGATCAAGCGGTTCGAGAAGGAGACCATCGGATCGGTTCAGACATAG
- the LOC112898611 gene encoding uncharacterized protein LOC112898611 has protein sequence MEPNDAEETLSQALEYRNSLRRKLNFDWSQEDEEEAVGGGALGRDAQEQGRGSGGGALGRDAQAYRPPRSTSVDVDHGAQPIDVTDDNLHDTTQNSIMKEVYDEADWTFDNTRVFCELCIQEIDAGNRANGIMTTRGYNNIAEKYSIAVGLHHSKVQLKNRLDLLKGLYSFWLQLLKDTGLGWNEALGTVVASEDYWNKATKGHPTWKQLKRGPPDHEDLLQEMFGGIVVDGSSACAPGEAVERNEDEGLPAGDQQGDDTDMYSTPPSTAHVPNRRSSLNRASGSSATSPLKQPKNQMVKVMQKIHATLENNCKIANKVMLGEHLEEKIKEVQSMAVRCGAREGSAEHFMATRNLRIEPLLRHSKPMKGGFFG, from the exons ATGGAGCCCAATGACGCGGAGGAGACCCTCTCTCAAGCTTTGGAGTACCGAAACTCCCTGAGGCGCAAGCTCAACTTCGATTGGAGCCAAGAGGATGAGGAAGAAGCAGTTGGTGGCGGCGCCCTAGGCCGCGACGCGCAGGAGCaggggcgcggctcgggcggcggcgccctgGGCCGCGACGCGCAGG CATACAGACCTCCACGATCAACTTCGGTCGATGTCGACCATGGCGCACAGCCCATCGACGTCACCGATGACAATCTGCATGACACCACACAGAATAGCATCATG AAAGAAGTTTATGACGAAGCAGATTGGACTTTCGACAACACTAGAGTTTTTTGTGAATTATGCATCCAAGAGATAGATGCTGGGAATAGGGCAAATGGCATCATGACCACCAGAGGATACAACAACATTGCTGAAAAGTATAGTATAGCGGTCGGTTTGCATCATTCAAAAGTTCAGTTGAAAAACAGATTAGACTTGCTTAAGGGATTGTATAGCTTTTGGCTTCAATTACTTAAAGATACTGGACTTGGTTGGAATGAAGCATTAGGAACGGTGGTTGCATCGGAGGACTACTGGAATAAGGCAACAAAG GGCCATCCAACATGGAAACAATTGAAGAGAGGTCCTCCAGATCATGAGGATTTGTTACAAGAAATGTTTGGAGGCATTGTTGTGGATGGCTCTAGTGCATGTGCACCCGGTGAAGCGGTTGAAAGGAACGAAGATGAAGGGCTTCCAGCTGGAGATCAACAAGGAGATGATACTGATATGTATTCAACACCACCTTCAACTGCCCATGTTCCGAACAGAAGAAGCTCGCTGAATCGTGCAAGTGGTAGTTCAGCGACTAGTCCATTGAAGCAACCAAAGAACCAAATGGTGAAAGTCATGCAGAAAATTCATGCCACTTTGGAGAATAATTGTAAAATTGCAAACAAGGTCATGCTAGGTGAGCACTTGGAAGAAAagatcaaggaagttcaatctATGGCAGTTCGATGTGGAGCAAGAGAAGGATCAGCTGAACACTTCATGGCAACGAGAAACCTAAGAATCGAGCCACTTTTAAGGCATTCGAAACCGATGAAGGGAGGCTTCTTTGGTTGA